From one Triticum aestivum cultivar Chinese Spring chromosome 4B, IWGSC CS RefSeq v2.1, whole genome shotgun sequence genomic stretch:
- the LOC100125746 gene encoding transcriptional repressor NF-X1, which yields MAAAAPPRRIGRSTVHMDGGGADRPTPAIDGVGGTSSGAGAGRRPGIDLFSGPVCAAVFVSFALCIVAFCVYSFLARRRAIFDARRRFLGRVRDNFNRLSEWSTDGPVPRSPPAATPPASVTTADRVDEPPPPVATTPPGCDVPPPPPGARTATCDDMPPRRGPAPARPARGDTSNSRLGNCPVCLEPLHGRTNIMAAHECAHVFHASCIEPWLHNRGSCPVCQYTAIPTSIPIPDPASASTSTSIGDCPVCLEPLLLDCGDVRAAHACGHVFHSCCIEPWLNQQGSCPVCRCTVNSTFMSTSTSIPTPTTTSTTNSTPISDTIGYCPVCLEPLRAGSGDIRAAHACGHVFHSRCIERWVRRRGSCPVCRCTVRFNPNSTYNLTSMSTSNPTTNTNPTYIPTSIPTHTPTPNSTSNSGPVGECPVCLEPLSVGGGDMKAAHVCGHVFHSRCIERWLRHRNSCPVCRCTVTCSHNP from the coding sequence ATGGCCGCGGCGGCGCCGCCCCGGCGCATCGGCAGGTCTACCGTCcacatggacggcggcggcgccgaCAGGCCGACGCCGGCGATTGATGGTGTAGGCGGCACGTCCTCTGGCGCCGGGGCTGGGCGGCGGCCGGGCATCGACCTCTTCTCGGGGCCGGTATGTGCCGCCGTGTTCGTCTCCTTTGCGCTCTGCATCGTCGCCTTCTGCGTCTACTCCTTCCTCGCTCGTCGCCGCGCCATCTTCGACGCCCGCCGCAGGTTCCTCGGCCGCGTGCGCGACAACTTCAACCGCCTCTCCGAATGGTCAACCGACGGGCCAGTGCCACGGTCTCCTCCAGCAGCGACACCTCCAGCATCAGTGACAACGGCCGACCGCGTTGACGAGCCACCACCTCCAGTAGCGACCACACCCCCCGGCTGTGACGTGCCACCGCCGCCTCCAGGAGCGAGAACGGCCACCTGCGATGACATGCCACCGCGTCGTGGACCAGCGCCGGCCCGCCCTGCACGGGGAGACACCTCCAACTCTCGCCTCGGTAACTGCCCGGTGTGCCTCGAGCCATTACATGGGCGTACCAACATTATGGCGGCGCATGAGTGCGCCCATGTGTTCCACGCGTCTTGCATTGAGCCATGGCTCCACAACAGGGGCTCCTGCCCCGTGTGCCAGTACACCGCCATCCCCACCTCCATCCCCATCCCTGaccccgcctccgcctccacctccacctccatcgGCGACTGTCCGGTGTGCCTCGAGCCCTTGCTCCTTGATTGTGGCGATGTCAGGGCGGCACATGCTTGCGGTCATGTGTTTCACTCGTGTTGCATTGAGCCGTGGCTCAACCAACAAGGCTCATGCCCCGTGTGCCGGTGCACTGTCAACTCAACCTTCATGTCCACCTCCACCTCCATCCCTACCCCCACCACTACCTCTACCACCAACTCCACCCCTATCTCCGACACCATCGGCTACTGCCCGGTGTGCCTTGAGCCTTTGCGTGCTGGTAGTGGCGACATCAGGGCGGCACACGCATGCGGACATGTGTTCCACTCACGATGCATTGAGCGGTGGGTACGTCGACGGGGCTCATGCCCTGTGTGTCGGTGCACTGTCCGCTTCAACCCCAACTCCACCTACAACCTCACCTCCATGTCCACCTCCAACCCCACCACAAACACTAACCCCACCTACATCCCCACCTCCATCCCCACCCACACCCCCACCCCAAACTCTACCTCCAACTCCGGCCCCGTCGGCGAATGTCCGGTGTGCCTCGAGCCCTTAAGCGTTGGTGGTGGCGACATGAAGGCAGCTCATGTATGCGGCCACGTGTTCCACTCCCGCTGCATCGAGCGTTGGCTACGCCACCGCAACTCCTGTCCCGTGTGTCGTTGCACTGTCACGTGCAGTCACAACCCGTGA